ATTTAGGTAAAAGATTTGATTTTTTCTAGAATATTTCTTGAAGTCGTTTTACGAACTTTTCTATTACAATATTTCTCCCATTAGGTAGTAGTTACTTTGTGTTATATATTCTGAAAAATTATAATGAGAATAAAATCAATACTACAATTCCAAGTACTAGAAAAGTTGTAAGACATAGGAATGATTGTGAacttagaataaattttttttttctgtaatGATTGATCTGAAATTCACACGAAATTTTTGTGTTTATAAtgttgaaaaaattaataaaattttaaaaatgattcTATGTAAAGTTCAAGTCCAtatctcttatttatagaataagAAGACAACCATTCATcaagttttctttaatcaacCAACAAATTGATTGATGAATCTACACATTACTTTAGGAAAAAAGTTTCATTTCATGTATAATAAATGTTCATTATGATTCACATCAATTAATGAACCATATCCATTGAAAACATAATaagaaaaacacaaaaaagGGCAAGAAAAAAGACACGGCCAGAACATTATGCGTGGCTCACGAATATCATCGGGGCACGCACAATGTTTTCTATCTCCgtttttcatttttctgtttACATGATGAATGTATTATTTAACATATTTAGGCACACTTTCTTATTAACACTTATCCTTCATTTTTTACGGGTAGAGTAAATAATGTTTCATAGGATATCAGTCGTGCTGAATTATATTGAGTATGGGCTTCAACGGCTCATACATAATCACCTATAGGTAGACAATGACATATGCACGAccatatttgtatatattaactgtaaaaatatttgacaaaaacttcaaaataaatACAATGACACATAAAACTAGCTAGAACaataaatacaataataaagaatgaaatcattaatagttttaaattttgaatattaCATAATGTTGGAAACCAAAGTAGATTTGGTTTAGTAACAGAACTGTTTTCTTGAGCTTCTTGATTGAAAAAACACCTCTCTTATGACACTCTTTTTCGAAACCACTATagaaattttcaatttcaatgtaaatttccCCTCTTTGGTGTGTTTATCTTGGTTCCCTTAAGAGCAGAAAAATTGCAAACTATGACAAATATGAATATATCGTGTCGTTTATCAACATTTGGGAAAATCAGTAGGAGGTGGTATAATAGATTGATTTGGTCCCTTGCCATTATCTACCAAGAATGCCATTTTTAATCCCCATGTTGTGTGAATCTCCAAATGACAATGCAAGAACCAAACTCCTGTAACATACCAACCAAAgtgcaaaaaataattttaaatcttaaaagaTATCCTATTAAATGTATAATAAGAAATGTCAGCATATTATcggaaaaatacaaattacacaCACTCCATAAGCCAAGGAGAAACCATCTCAAAACCATACAATAGTGGAATGAAGAGCtccaatgacttataaagtgtacacaccatttttaatttataaatatcgatgtgggataaaccatcacaataatatatacctggATTATCAGCTCTAAATCTGATGGCAGTCCATCCACCAGATGGTACTCCAATTGTATTTCTTTCAACGGGATCAACGAGATTAAATTTCTTCGGATCAGTATTTGGATTGTAGTTTCCTACACCTCTACCAACAACAAAGAAATTGAATCCATGTAAATGGAACGGATGATTTTCTGGTGTTAACATCGCGGTATCTTGTAAGATTAATTGAACAGTTGCATTGTAAGGAAGTTTGTATACTCTAGTCCCAGTTGTGGTAGCTACATTTGTAACTTGATTTCCAGTATAATTAAATGGTGTAGGGGGATTTGCAGGGAAATCAGCAGTAAAAACACCCTTAATATTAAAGTAATGTGCTTGTAGAAGAGAAATGGTTGGCATAACAAATGTAACATTATTGATCGCGGCCACAACTCTAGACCCATTCACACAAGTTGAGCAAGGATTAACTCCTAAACCAACAGTAAAAAACAATGAATGATCAACTGTTTGAGGGACTAGAGCAGGAAATTTGTTAGAGTTAAGAGCTTTGAGAGATTTGGTAAAGCTATCAGATATTTGAGTAGCATTGATGGGTGGGGGTGCGGTAAGGGTGGTTGCTAGAGTAGTCGATCTATTAGATGTTGCATAGTGGAGAGTAGCCAAACCGGTAGCATTATCCACCGCAATAGGTGCATCCATAAAGGGCGAAACTACCACCAAGTACTTGCCTGCAAACTTATTAGTTTCAAGGATTACATTGGTGGTTTGACCCGGTGATATTACAATTGTATCAGTTTTAAAGGGTTTTACGTAGGTAGCATCCACTTCAACAACTGTAAGTTGGTGTCCAGCAATTTTAAAGAAAAGTTCTTCATTAAGTGCAGCATTGACAATACGAAGCATGTATTTTTTTCCTGGCCTTACACTTAAGTTGAATAATTCTGCAAAATATAACGAGAAACATGTATTataagacaaataaaattttaaagacTATATGATATTTACAATGTTTTACATGACTTTAAAATaacacatataaaaaaaacatatatatatgtatatgaatcAACATCTTTGACACTATAGCCCATGGTACGTGTTAAACATAAATTTAGACTGACTTGAAATTAGtctttacttaatttttacactaTAGCCCATGGTAAAAGTTATGTATGCACTTAGTCCATGGTATGAAccttattatttaaatattcgAATTAAGTGATTTAAGTAGAAATGAAGATATATTATAATGTGAAATAAGTCTATACAACATTTATGGCTTTGATTGTTAATCTTTACCCGTTGATTAAGCTAACATGATCTACAAATGTCGTTATTATAGTATGATAATGAAAAGTAAAATTGGTCACTAATCACTACCTTGTGAGTTACAATTTTTAACAGGCCCTGGAAATCCATTGATTGTGTGAGCATCAGAGACATTAGGTGCCAAGCCAGATTTTAGAGCTTCATTAATCACAGCTTCAACATCTGATTTCCACCATTCACCTATTATTATAAGAAAGTTAGTAgaagtttaattaaaaatataaatttttgtgcgAGACGGTCATATAATAAGATCCACCCTATGCAAGGGTTGAATagttcaataaataaaaaattgtgaaGACATATATTGACTCCTTGTTTTGAGTTTCTATCACCAAGAGATTGTCTCTCACAAAAGCAATTGTCTAAAATTAATTAGGTCAATTGTTGAGAATGAAGAAGAGAATAAAATGTAAAACGTTAAATTTTCAACCTAATACAACAACTGCTTCCTTGTGCGGTTTTGGAAACGGATAAGGAACACCAAGTTTAGGCAAGATGACAATTGCCCCATGGACAGTTGCCCTAAGCCATAGGATGTGAGCATGATACCAAAGGGTTCCTCTTTGACCCGTTAATGTAAAATTGTAAGTATAGGTTTGCCCAGGTTGAATTGGACATTGTGTTATGTAAGATGGCCCATCTGACCATCCTGTTCTTATTTGACGAATACCATGCCTGCAAATTATAcaaaagtaatattaaattgaaGTAAGGGTTATCATTTAGAACACTATTGTAACATTATCATTTTCCATTAGGTTGAGAAAGAATCAAAATGACTATCTAATTAATTTCAAACCTTTACAgttatttgtttaaattttttacataatatatCCTAATTAAATAAGCCTCGTCATTTCTTTAaccttttattattatatattcaatAATTTTACTTAAGATAGATACATGAtcacaacaacatttcattgctCTAATATTATTAGTTGACTCCCAATCTGGCGTTGGATAtgattttcatgatttattatatttcaaatttcttaataagtaaaattatacaataaaaaatgtAAGAAAAGCGAAAGAGATAGGAAGAGGATGGTAAGGACTAAAGAGGGAGAGTGAACTTTATTTGCTaaaaaggaagggaagggaaatggaaagaaaataaatattttttctttaaatctttTCACTTTAGTAAATATTctgtttttaacaaaatttgttcATACTTTTCTTTGAAACCCCTTCCCTTCAAATTTCTCTCCTCCCTTTTTATCATCCAAACAATAAATACTCTATCGTTCCAAATGCCTTCCCTTTCCTTTAAATTCCTCAATCTCTCTATTCAAATAGTGTTCAAATGTTTAAAAAATAACGCATTGTAAAAATACTTATTTCATgatgtatatttttaaaaagtgacaataattatggattttactacataaattattaaagtttaatttgaaAAGTTTATTTGAAGATGATGTAAAGCAGCAATGGTACTAACCAATGAATAGTGAGATTGTATTTGACATgattaaccactttaacaagGACTGTATCATCTTCCCTTGCTACAAGGGTTGGACCTGGATATTTCCCATTCACTGTTactatttcttttgttgaacACAATCTTGTGTGATTCTTCAACACCACCTAttagtatataaaaaaaaaaaaaattaaagcatACATAAGATAACTATTTATATGCATTCATGTTAGCTAGAAGAATTCATTAACTACTTTTCGCAGAAAATTATTACTGCTTTAATATAGATATTATATTTCAATAGAAATGTACTTAGAATAAGATATTATATTTCCTTcttttatgatatatattattggaaAATAATGTAACGGGAATAAGATATTATATTTAATACTTTTATGAGAGACAgtaggagaaaataatgtataaaaataatatatattctacTATTATGAGGTATATTAGAagaaaataatgtaattaaaatgaaatatatatttctaatttttataagATATATTAGGAGAAAACAATGTGTTCAGGATAATGTATTATATTTCTtacatttataaaatttattagaaaaaataatataattaaaaaataagatgttatattttctatttatatgaGATGTATTAGAAGAAAATAATTTGATTAGAATAGATATTATATTTCCTACTTGTATGAAATATATTAccaaaaaataatttgattataataAGATATTATATTTCCAATTTTTATGAGATATAGTAGgagaaaattatgtgttaagaaTAATATAGAGATATTATATGGTAAGCACCCACCAACTATGGCAAAAGGCGAGTGGtagcaatttttaaatttttttcccaCAAAATAGGACACAACTCTTAAGAAATTAACCACGGTAACATTACGGAGGTAAAAGCGTTTAATTTCCGTTAAGTTTTAGTAAAAGTCATAAATGGCtgtataaatcaaaattttttttcacaaaataacactcaactcttggaaaattaactacagtaacattTCTGTTTAGTTTAATTTTCGTTCAGTTGGACCTTTACATTTGGGATTTATTAGGGGCATTTATGACTTTTACCAAAACTTAATggaaaataaatgtttttgCCTCCATAATGTAACTGTAATTAATTTTccaagagttgagtgctattttgtggaaaaaattttaagaattgctaCCACTCGTCTTTTGCAATAGTTAGTgcttaccatatagaatatcctaataatatattatgttttctatttttatgaGATATATTAGAGAAAATAGCGTGATTAGAATAAATACTTTATTACATATTGTTATGAGATATATTAGGagaaaataatgtaattagaaTAAGATACTATATTTCATACCTTGACGAtatattttaagagaaaatgATTTGATTAGAAAAAGATATTATATTTCCTGCTTGTATAAGAGATATtaggaaaaaattatttttgaattaggataaaatactatattttcTAGTTCTAATAGATATATTAGGAGATTAGAGTAATATATAGTATTTCTTACATTTATTAGATAGGAATATATTAGTTAAAATACTATGATTAGGATAAGACATTATATTTACTACATTTATGTAATATAGGAGAAAATaatatgattagaataaaataaaatatattctatTCTTAAGAGATATATtaggagaaaaaaaatgaaaataatatattatatttgctACTTGTAAGAGATATATTAAGAGAAAATAATGTAAGCAgaataacatattatattttcttcttttttttaatgaaatttattaggagaaaataataatgtgatacatttatgagaaatataaggaaaaaataatgtaattagaaTAAGATATTGTTTTGCTACTTTTATTAGATATATTAGGAGAAAATAGTGTGTTTAgagtaatttattatatttcctATTTGTATGAAATATATTATGAGAAataatacaattataataaaataaaacattttcaACTTTTATGAGATATATGAGAAAATAAtgtgattaaaataatatattatatttgcaACTTTTATGAGAtaaattaagagaaaataatttgATTAAGATAGATATTACATTTCCTGCTTTTATAAGAAGTATGATGAGAAAACAATGTAATTAGAATAAGATAATATATAATCGATATTTAAAAGATTTATTAGGAGAAAATAATATGATTAAAACAagatattatatttacttttatgaGATGTATTAGAAGAAAATTATGTGATTAAAATAAgatattatatttcatttttctaTGAAATTTATTAGGCATAGATAATAcgttttaaataatatattacattTCTTACTTTTTATGAGATATATTAGGAGAAAATAATCTGATTAAATTAAAGTACTATATTTTgtacttttataaaatatattagtaGGATATGGTAGGATTAAATTAAGATATTATATTTCCTACCTTTATGACAtgtattagaaaaaattatgtgATTAAAATAGGATATTTCCTTTGTATACTTTTCTTGTTCTCCAAATATTTTCTACTATAAACATGCGTGATTCGTTGACCTTATTAATTATAGAAGCAAGTTCATCTCTtatacaataagaataatacgtagtaatgttatatataataatttttataactcaagtttcttttgtttttttttttttggagatgGAAACTCAAATTTCTTGTCCACTTGTTATTTCTTACTAAATTGCTCCAAACAATGTCTTGTCTATCGGCTTTTTATAACATAATTACTCTCTTCGTCCTATACCTAAAAGTAATTTTCAACCACCACAAAATGTGTTAAACTTTTTTTACAAGTTCTAAAACTTAAATTGATGAAGACTGGAAGAATACATTGTTAAAGCAAGtaccaataatcttaataacgacgttaactttaaacatttaatcgaacatgctttgtcttgtactttagagagggtcgataaagatgtgttgattatgggtggtttaaggtttggaacggttgatgagagttgcttAATCAAAGAAACAAATAAAGAAGTAGAACAGTGAGTGGCTCGACCAACCGCTCGATCGAGTGAAGtattgctcgaccggtcgagcggtgttggctcggtcgagcaagatGTCGAGCAAGGTGTGCAGAACAGGTCAGTAGCTTTACtagaagctcgctcgaccgagcgaggtagtggctcgggtcgagcggaagttcagcagactactttggattctgttttggttagaatgtgaagtgactatgcaattatttcgtgcattactctattgtttattgtaatgtttattgtcatagttaattaggatgttacatgtgagtttatggtgatttatgagggaatactaagagtgatgaatatcttggctataaataggattcatcactcatagtaacatacaccacaaaacacacatattgttgagagggctattgcgttgttagaaacttgagagtgttcttactttgctttagtatttgtgatcttgagagattgttctcaagataagggaggtttattatatttgtaattgttgaattcattataataaactatatttgagggggaggtattcaagatacctcataaacacttttgttcattttgcattataatttttatttattttttctttgttaaacctatttgaggcttgcgctttcatacatatatatatatatatatatatatatatatatatatatatatatatatatatatatatatatatatatatatatatatatatatatatataaaaggttAATTATAAAAGGTTGTTTAGAAATACGACGGATaagatttaataaaaaaaatagacccAAATATATGATTAGAAATCCTAAGTGTATAGTAAGCTTTTAATATTAGTGAGGCATCCAGCCCGCGACTTAGCATAAGATCACATGGTTTGAATAACTTACATGCTTATCGATTTGCatataaatcaatatatttaaacattttaccTAAAACCtctcaaaatttaattaaaacgatgaacatatataattataaccaAGTGGacttaatttgaaaataaaacaaataaatactcTTATAAAACTTTCTTATTTGAACCACATTTATTTAATtacctttttttaatttgatttaaggttaaaggtatttaattattctTATAAGTAGTGAGAATCGAACTCTAGTTATAAAGGTATAAGGAATAGAAAACCCTCGACCGACCCCTAATTTATTTACTTACATTGAACTTGTAGTGACGAATGCGACACTGGACCAAAACAGCAGGCAATAAGCAACCTAGAATCACCAATACCAACCCCTTCAAAACCACAGTCCCCATCATCCTCTCTCGCTTTGAATAAGAAGCttctatattttgttttaaggtGTAGATATAtctaaaaatacttataaacaAGAGTGAAAGACACAAGTTGGAAGAATGCAAAGATTAGGTTATATAAAGAAGTATATGAGACTAAGAAGTGTTATATTTTGGTATGGGTTTGTTGCTAGAATGTCACTGTATTGTAGTTGGTTAAATGAAAAGGATACGTGAATATGAACTAGCCACTATTCAATTTCCAAACACAAAAAGGATGCTTTTCTTCAAGGATAAACCAAATTGGTTATATATTTGTGCATGTATACATATCAAAAAGCTACAAAATTGGCATGTTTTTGAAGCTAAGATAATATTCAACTACTCTTCAATTTTGATTGTAGTATAATGGAACCCTTCATCTACCATTTACCAAAATGAGTTGAGATTTCAATTAATGTTTGTTTTTGTACTAATTactgatattaataaaaaataattactagTAACTAGATGAGCGGAATCTTTGACCGCATTTTCTTTTATCGATATGAGTTGTCGACTTTCTCATATTCTGACTTTAGTTTTCTATGAAAGAAATACATTAGATATGATAGATGAttaatattatcaaaaaaaattactacTAAATAGTTTATATATGTGGTTAATTGATGACGTCAAAAACCAGTTAATCCATAATTAGTGCTAAatcatatactccctcctattcagcttatgtgtcctatttccttttatggtcaagtcatcttaattgtcccatttctatttttggtatgagtttttgacttttatgtccTTAGTATGTtcatcctattttcaattataccctccattatccatattaattttcctcccttatattaaaaactcataataccactctctttcctacccttagagtCTTATTTTTAACTCTTCTTAAAAtctgtaaaaagtcaaatggaactCTTAAGATGAATACGAGGGAGTattattcttgttttgttttatttcatctTTATCAGTGACACTATAACTTAAGATAATGTAGTCTAGACAACTTATTGGAATATTTTGTGCCTCGTTATTTTGACAGAGGTGAAAACTTCAATTTCTACTGCGTACGAATATTGGAGAAAAGTTATCACACTAGTAACTTTCCTTCTCTTGCAAGGAAATAATTCCCGACCCTAGGGcggattaaaaattttattttcatctttaCCCTTTAAAGAGGGTCTTGTTAATATAATTTATCGTATGATTTCATTTTGGAGAATTAATGAGAGGTTTACTAATATATAATATTGataaactattatttttattaccaattggttttaagaTGAAACTTAATCAGG
The Amaranthus tricolor cultivar Red isolate AtriRed21 chromosome 11, ASM2621246v1, whole genome shotgun sequence DNA segment above includes these coding regions:
- the LOC130827375 gene encoding laccase-4-like — its product is MMGTVVLKGLVLVILGCLLPAVLVQCRIRHYKFNVVLKNHTRLCSTKEIVTVNGKYPGPTLVAREDDTVLVKVVNHVKYNLTIHWHGIRQIRTGWSDGPSYITQCPIQPGQTYTYNFTLTGQRGTLWYHAHILWLRATVHGAIVILPKLGVPYPFPKPHKEAVVVLGEWWKSDVEAVINEALKSGLAPNVSDAHTINGFPGPVKNCNSQELFNLSVRPGKKYMLRIVNAALNEELFFKIAGHQLTVVEVDATYVKPFKTDTIVISPGQTTNVILETNKFAGKYLVVVSPFMDAPIAVDNATGLATLHYATSNRSTTLATTLTAPPPINATQISDSFTKSLKALNSNKFPALVPQTVDHSLFFTVGLGVNPCSTCVNGSRVVAAINNVTFVMPTISLLQAHYFNIKGVFTADFPANPPTPFNYTGNQVTNVATTTGTRVYKLPYNATVQLILQDTAMLTPENHPFHLHGFNFFVVGRGVGNYNPNTDPKKFNLVDPVERNTIGVPSGGWTAIRFRADNPGVWFLHCHLEIHTTWGLKMAFLVDNGKGPNQSIIPPPTDFPKC